Proteins encoded within one genomic window of Rhododendron vialii isolate Sample 1 chromosome 1a, ASM3025357v1:
- the LOC131330806 gene encoding hydroquinone glucosyltransferase-like, with product MGYLIPLREFAKRLVLTQNFSVTFIVPNNGPLSACQKSFLNSLPVGINYVLLPPVNFDDLYNDVIRVMRVALTLSRSLPSLRDVLKSLVSSSRPVVALVVDLVATEAFDVAAELNIAPYIFFASTAMTLSLLLYLPKLDESITCEYRDLAGPVQIPGCTPVHGKDLLDQVQDRKSGAYKWLLDFAKRYSLAEGILVNRFRALEGGAIKALQEEEPGKPSVYPIGQLVQMSGADDGSEGLRWLDDQPRGSVLFVAFGSIGTHSCDQFTELAFGLEMSEQRFLWVVRSPNDKAALSGVNDPLDFLPNEFLDRTRGFGLVVPSWAPQAQILNHGSTGGFLTHCGWNSILESVVNGVPLIAWPLYAEQKMNALILTEDLKVAMRPKVGEHGVTGRIEIAKVLKGLMEGEEGNAIQNRMKDLKDTAGMVLSEDGDSTKSLSELAQKWKNKIDRELED from the coding sequence ATGGGTTACCTCATCCCACTCCGCGAGTTCGCCAAGCGACTCGTCCTCACCCAAAACTTCTCAGTCACCTTCATCGTCCCGAACAACGGCCCTCTCTCCGCCTGCCAAAAATCGTTCCTCAACTCCCTTCCCGTCGGCATAAACTACGTCCTCCTCCCACCAGTGAACTTTGACGACTTGTATAACGACGTGATCAGGGTGATGCGGGTCGCCCTCACTCTGTCCcgctctctcccctctctccgCGACGTTTTGAAATCATTGGTTTCCAGTTCTCGGCCGGTTGTTGCTCTTGTGGTTGATCTTGTTGCCACTGAAGCATTTGACGTCGCGGCTGAACTCAACATCGCTCCTTATATTTTCTTTGCATCCACAGCCATGACTTTGTCATTATTGCTTTATTTGCCTAAGCTCGACGAATCCATAACTTGTGAGTATAGAGATTTAGCCGGACCGGTTCAAATCCCGGGTTGCACACCGGTTCACGGGAAGGATTTGTTAGATCAAGTTCAAGACAGGAAGAGTGGTGCATACAAATGGCTTCTTGACTTCGCAAAACGGTACAGTTTGGCCGAGGGTATTCTGGTCAATCGCTTTAGGGCATTGGAAGGTGGGGCCATAAAGGCATTGCAAGAGGAAGAACCCGGTAAGCCGTCAGTTTACCCGATCGGACAGCTCGTACAGATGAGTGGGGCTGATGACGGGTCAGAGGGTTTGAGATGGTTGGATGACCAGCCACGTGGCTCCGTCTTGTTCGTCGCATTTGGTAGTATTGGGACACACTCATGTGATCAGTTCACTGAGTTAGCCTTTGGTTTGGAAATGAGTGAACAGAGATTCTTATGGGTCGTTAGGAGTCCAAATGACAAGGCTGCCCTTTCTGGGGTTAATGACCCATTAGACTTCTTACCGAACGAATTTTTAGATAGGACCAGAGGGTTTGGTCTAGTGGTGCCATCTTGGGCACCACAGGCTCAAATTCTTAACCACGGTTCGACCGGTGGATTCCTTACACATTGCGGTTGGAATTCTATACTCGAGAGTGTAGTCAACGGTGTGCCTTTGATTGCTTGGCCTCTTTATGCAGAACAAAAGATGAATGCTTTGATATTAACTGAGGATTTAAAAGTGGCAATGAGGCCAAAAGTTGGAGAACATGGAGTAACTGGACGAATTGAGATCGCGAAAGTTTTGAAGGGTCTaatggaaggagaagaaggaaatGCGATTCAGAACCGAATGAAAGACCTAAAAGACACTGCTGGAATGGTGCTAAGTGAAGACGGAGATTCGACAAAGTCACTTTCCGAGTTGGCTCAGAAATGGAAGAATAAGATAGATCGTGAATTAGAAGATTAG